The Carassius carassius chromosome 2, fCarCar2.1, whole genome shotgun sequence genome has a segment encoding these proteins:
- the LOC132110841 gene encoding LOW QUALITY PROTEIN: peroxisome proliferator-activated receptor gamma coactivator 1-alpha-like (The sequence of the model RefSeq protein was modified relative to this genomic sequence to represent the inferred CDS: inserted 1 base in 1 codon) codes for MAWDRCNQDSVWRELECAALVGEDQPLCPDLPELDLSELDVSDLDADIFLGGLRWYSDQSDIISSQYGNDTSNLFEKIDEENEANLLAVLTETLDSIPVDEDGLPSFEALADGDVTNASDQSCPSTPDGSPCTPEPEEPSLLKKLLLAPVNSQLSYNQYPGGKAQNHAASNLRIRPTPAVAKTENPWNTKPRGACPNRSVRHPCTELLKYLTSSDEAFQTKAREAKSTWTGCGKDRGGACTSSCSSSSSPSSSSTSSFSSLSSCSSSTASKKKTSSASPSSQQQQQQQLAVQAQRGESQAAGTCSVAGEGAGKWRRCTQGENSAPFGLSHRGGCDHSCSGEEGRQPGLQPGVDSGSLAAAHFIRYMHSYSLPPREMGHAGSCGHCLEVGGLAEAGCANRHVTVTIRKRRQELEYPMLSQLLTSRPRPARYRAHLQLPSVPQNKRRDLPDTASRVQESHRKLEQASSEHPRKAPSLNEQAFSVADQSDLECSAELKLDLESWLSMPEQVTGDSLHNLVGQAGEDXFDDVIGSPMSFSQGLPSPMFPVSLVPESTPSNSQKQALRKHLDDQVPPMLAKPTILPLPLTPESPNDHKGSPFENKITERTLSVEICGTPGLTPPTTPPHKASQENPFKVSLKNKLSSCSPSALTSKRPRLSNGGFCPQPTSGSIRKGPEQTELYAQLSKASSTMPLGGLEERRGKRPMPRVFGDHDYCQSTSTKRDSTTTAAALTWPVERRHVECKGLNMPTSSTSTSSLSSASPLSSFLAWQLQGLSPKAQGACPDMDAHGKDHDSTSGSRTSVDGSSAGRKLLRDQEIREELNKHFGKPQHFFCSRIVGEQRSIRPLEDRVGYLSLLNDYIHPGLPDFDDLEVGREHLLFLGEGSSLELLLEGSPSSSPSSSSFSWSSVSPPSTQLSPQHLCWPRSISRSCSSSHRRRRSLSRSPNSRSGSPDNCSPSLSPHNMDNSTFIPRIYRSPQSQAHPIFGRRPRYESYEEYQHVRLKREEYRRDNEKQECERAEQREKQRQKAIEERRVVYVGRLRTDSTRTELKRRFEVFGEIEECTVNLRHDGDNFGFITYRYTCDALAALENGHTLRRSNEPHFELCLGGQKQYSKSNYTDLDSHSEDFDPASTKSKYDSMDFDSLLQEAQYSLRR; via the exons AAGATAGATGAGGAAAATGAGGCCAACTTGCTGGCAGTGCTCACAGAAACCCTGGACAGTATCCCAGTGGATGAAGACGGGTTGCCTTCGTTCGAGGCCCTGGCAGATGGGGACGTGACCAATGCCAGTGATCAGAGCTGTCCTTCCACCCCAGACGGCTCACCATGCACCCCAGAGCCAGAGGAGCCTTCCCTG CTGAAGAAGCTCCTCCTGGCGCCTGTTAACTCCCAGCTCAGCTATAATCAATACCCAGGTGGCAAGGCACAGAACCATGCAGCCAGCAACCTACGGATCAGACCAACACCTGCTGTTGCCAAG ACAGAAAACCCCTGGAATACCAAACCACGAGGGGCCTGTCCCAACCGGTCTGTGAGACACCCTTGCACTGAGCTGCTCAAGTACCTCACCTCTAGCGACGAGGCCTTCCAGACCAAAGCCAGGGAAGCCAAGAGCACCTGGACAGGTTGCGGCAAGGACAGGGGAGGGGCTTGCACATCCTCCTGCTCATCATCTTCCTCTCCTTCATCCTCGTCTAcctcctctttctcctccctGTCATCCTGCTCCTCTTCCACCGCCTCTAAAAAGAAGACATCCTCTGCCTCCCCATcatcgcagcagcagcagcagcagcagctggcAGTGCAGGCCCAGCGAGGTGAGAGCCAGGCAGCCGGCACATGTAGTGTGGCTGGTGAGGGGGCGGGGAAGTGGCGGCGATGTACTCAAGGGGAGAACTCCGCACCCTTTGGGCTGTCCCACAGAGGCGGCTGTGACCATTCCTGCTCCGGCGAAGAGGGGAGGCAGCCAGGCCTGCAGCCAGGTGTTGACTCAGGCAGCTTGGCCGCTGCCCACTTTATTAGGTATATGCACTCTTACTCTCTCCCGCCTAGAGAGATGGGTCATGCAGGCAGCTGTGGTCATTGCCTTGAGGTAGGTGGCTTGGCTGAGGCTGGCTGTGCTAATAGGCACGTAACAGTGACCATTAGGAAAAGGAGGCAAGAGCTAGAGTACCCCATGCTCAGTCAGCTGCTCACCTCCAGGCCCAGGCCAGCCCGTTACCGGGCTCACCTGCAGTTGCCCAGTGTCCCCCAGAATAAAAGGCGAGACCTACCTGACACAGCTTCTAGAGTCCAAGAGAGCCACAGAAAATTAGAGCAAGCTAGTAGTGAGCACCCTAGAAAGGCACCTAGCTTAAACGAGCAGGCATTTAGTGTGGCTGACCAGAGCGATCTTGAGTGTTCAGCAGAGCTTAAATTAGACCTAGAGAGCTGGTTAAGCATGCCAGAACAGGTGACAGGAGACAGCTTGCATAATCTAGTGGGCCAAGCTGGGGAGG GTTTTGATGATGTCATAGGCAGCCCTATGTCATTCTCACAGGGCCTGCCAAGCCCAATGTTCCCAGTCTCTTTAGTTCCAGAGAGCACGCCCTCCAACTCACAAAAACAGGCACTCCGCAAGCACCTTGATGACCAAGTCCCACCAATGTTAG CCAAACCAACCATCTTGCCACTTCCTTTGACCCCAGAGTCTCCAAA TGACCACAAGGGATCTCCGTTTGAGAACAAAATCACTGAACGCACATTGAGTGTGGAGATCTGTGGAACCCCAG GTCTGACACCACCTACCACGCCTCCTCACAAAGCCAGTCAAGAGAACCCTTTCAAAGTATCACTCAAAAACAAGCTGTCTTCATGCTCTCCCTCGGCCCTGACAAGCAAAAGGCCCAGGCTGAGCAATGGGGGCTTTTGCCCTCAGCCAACCAGTGGCTCTATTCGGAAGGGCCCAGAGCAGACTGAGCTCTATGCCCAGTTGAGCAAGGCATCCTCCACAATGCCCCTAGGGGGCTTGGAAGAGCGTCGGGGCAAGCGGCCCATGCCCCGCGTCTTTGGCGATCACGACTATTGCCAGTCTACAAGCACAAAACGAGACAGCACCACTACAGCTGCAGCATTAACTTGGCCAGTGGAGCGCCGGCATGTGGAATGTAAAGGCTTGAACATGCCAACTTCCTCTACTTCTACATCATCGTTGTCTTCCGCCTCCCCTTTGTCTTCCTTTCTGGCCTGGCAGCTTCAGGGCCTTTCCCCCAAAGCTCAGGGGGCTTGTCCGGACATGGATGCTCACGGAAAGGACCACGACTCCACTTCGGGCTCCAGAACGTCAGTAGATGGCAGCTCTGCTGGCAGAAAACTACTTAGGGACCAGGAGATTCGGGAAGAGCTCAACAAGCACTTTGGAAAGCCTCAACACTTCTTCTGTAGCAGGATAGTGGGAGAACAGAGGAGCATCCGGCCTTTAGAGGACAGGGTTGGATACCTCAGTCTTCTCAATGATTACATACACCCGGGTCTGCCTGACTTTGACGACCTGGAGGTAGGCCGGGAACACCTGCTCTTCTTGGGGGAAGGTTCTTCACTTGAGCTGCTCCTCGAAGGGTCACCCTCCAGCTCCCCTTCCAGCAGTTCATTCTCATGGAGCTCTGTCTCGCCTCCATCGACTCAGCTCTCACCACAGCACCTCTGCTGGCCACGCTCTATCTCCCGCTCCTGTTCCTCATCTCACCGCAGACGCAGATCCCTCTCCAGGTCTCCAAACTCCCGCTCCGGGTCTCCTGACAACTGTTCTCCCTCTTT GTCTCCTCACAATATGGACAATAGCACTTTTATTCCCAGGATTTATAGAAGCCCTCAGTCCCAGGCTCATCCTATTTTTGGTCGGAGACCCAG GTATGAGAGCTATGAGGAATACCAGCATGTGCGTCTGAAGCGGGAAGAGTACAGACGTGACAATGAGAAGCAGGAATGTGAGAGGGCCGAGCAGAGGGAGAAACAACGGCAAAAAGCAATA GAGGAGAGGCGAGTGGTTTATGTGGGACGCCTTCGTACCGACAGCACACGCACAGAGCTCAAACGCCGTTTTGAAGTCTTCGGCGAGATTGAGGAGTGCACAGTCAACTTGAGACATGACGG GGATAACTTTGGCTTCATCACCTACCGCTACACTTGTGATGCGCTCGCTGCCCTTGAGAATGGGCACACCTTGCGCAGGTCGAATGAGCCTCACTTTgagctctgccttggtggacaaAAGCAGTACAGTAAATCGAATTACACTGACTTAG